The following is a genomic window from Onthophagus taurus isolate NC chromosome 1, IU_Otau_3.0, whole genome shotgun sequence.
CGCATACTTTTTAATGCAGTCAGCGAATTACCTCCTTCGTTTTGGTAGCTCGTTGGTTTCTGTTTTtgtataatgtttaatttcgcCGTTACTATTGCTATTAggcattgttttattttattttactttttggcttttttgctttattgtattattattattgttttattttcttttatctttttttttgtatatatataatatctGAATTCCGGTGTTTTtagtttaagtttaattttatttttaattgctcgccttaattttgataattttgattttttctttattcatttTTCCTTGGTacacgttttcttttttttattgtaaatttttttcgtggTACAGATCATTTGGGTTTGTCCTGTTTCTGTAcccataaattataaataaataaataaataaataaaataaatatcaatcCAACCCTGGTTTATCGtacaataattgttattaGTATAGCTGCGTTCGAGATGCTGTAGTGAGAATTGACAGTTTTGAATTGACGTAACATTAATTTTGGCGCTTCGACCGTAAGCGACTTTGTAGCTTCATAATTAAGCAAAGTCAGCCTCtgaggctcgttactaccatcttctggttaagctatctatgGGATTATTACTATGGATACGGCTATTTcacgcgctctgattggctagtagatgggtttatctatcagataaatttaactaaacgatggtagtaatggacctgaGTCAAGTTTAACTAAGGTTGCTTGTAACCGGAGCTCTGCATTAGACGTTACTCAATTTTGTATCGATGCTATGGGAATATTGGCTTAAGCAGACAGTATAAAAGATTTTACATAAACATTATTGGTGTGAGCGAAATCAGATGGCTCAGGACAAGAAAAACGGGCATTGATGATTATATCATGTATTAGACAGGTAACAACGACCTTCAACAAATGTAGTTatcactaaaaattaaaaccataatattttttttctttttggcttaaaaaattcatttttccGAGTGAAATTTAAATGAACTTGCGTCATGAGACAACGCagtaattatttgttttcttttgagAATAAAGCAATCAATAGTTTACTTGAAGCAAGAGAGCTGGCCACTAACAGAATAGAATGCAAAAGATTTTTGGACAATACCCACTAGTAAGGCAGAAAGGGTGATGATTGGGAAATCACAATGAACATGTTTCCAGTCATAGCCTTGTAAGATAAAGCATCCATTTTATCCCTTTATGGGATTTGTAATCTTTTACCAATACTAACAATTCAAGAAATCGTAAATACTGGTCAACATCCAGCTTTTCCCATAATGCAACTTTCTTACGATGACCCTGCAACATCAGCTATGGTTAGCTTCAATGAGCAACTTCGAGTTCTATTCTTAGCTGCATTAATTGCCGTTCGATGAACATTAGGTTCATTCGACCCACGATGTTCAACCGTTATAAATTTAGCATTGAATTTGTTATCTACTACAATTTCAGATGAAATACcaaatttgcaaataattCTATATAATTCTATGTGATATTATGTGATTATATTTGATTATATCTGTTTTAGAGAAGGAGTTGTTTTTGAATCCTACCAAAACGTCCTGATAAATTTTGTATGGAATTATAATTAAAGGTAGCATTAAGCAGTTGAAAACaacttattgtttttaaataattaaatacgTTCAAAATTGTATAGATGGATTATATAGATTAAATGATATGGAAATAACAACTTAATATCAATAACACTCCATGTTTTGTGTATTAATATTGccaaattgatttaataatatacaaatgaataaatatataaattctCATTGAAccagaattaatttaatccctcttaatgtttataatcCATCTATACAATTTTGAACGTATTTAATCCACTTTTCTTTCTCGAATTTTACTactacttaaaattaatagattacaattttgatttatcaTGTTAAATACtcataaaaagataattttaaaagtgttcataaagattttatcGTGTATTATCTTTTACGTAAGTTAATATACATCAGAGAGTCGAAATTGTTACGTTTCCCTTGAGAGAATTTGCGTGTGTGCTTCCATTCATGAGATTTAAGCAATTTTCTAACCAATTTTACTGGAGATTTTACGGCATTACAACgtttatacataaaatttatacaaattaatcaaaacaaaaacaagcagactattatttttgtatttgttattatatttattttgtttttaaataaatctacatacttatatatatacatatatatataccATGTTgttatattgttattttaaaaagaatatttttttaacccaaagCAAATGGAGACTGGCTGTTGGTACGTAAATAATAATCCCCAGAAGATGAGGAAGGAGTATAAGCCCCCATAATAACTTTTTCGTTTCCATCGCAAGATCCGGATGTAAAAGTCGACCAATTTTCGCATTTTGCAGCTACGAATCCGTTGCTGTTTATACTTTCAACGTAGTAAGTTGGAGCTCTATTATGACCAcaatcaactttaaaaaaattaattaaattaatgagaTACTAAAGATTTTAGTTGTATAATTTATACTTTCTAAAGAACCGCATCCGGGTTGATCTACAGCACCGTTTACGAAGAAAGAAACCGAGCCGTATTTATCGGTAAAACTTGTATGGATAGAATCGACAAAGTCCGCATCTGATGGAGATAAAGCGGTTTTTCCAAGAATAACAGTTTTTGAAGCACCATCTAAAGAGGTTATTCTGCCAACACGTGAGGAAGTTTGgctaaaaacaaaacgtgctaaaataaagagaaattattttaaacgcattttcgacattttattaacataccTGCATATCCGGAAACATGAGCCCCCATAGAATGACCAATCAAATGAACGTTACTCAAGTCAACTCCTTTAGTCTTGTGTATATTTACAATCATTTCACCAACTAAGTTTCCTACATGATCAGATTTACTAACGAATTGCAATATATTTTTAGCATATTTCCCCCAATCAATGGCAATAACTTGATATCCTTTATCCAAATAAGCATTGATCATCGGATTATACCAATCTGCATTACTGTCTGTAAAAGCACCGtgacaaataatttttacattttttccaGCGTCAATATCAGCGGTGTTAATATCGATGGTTTGAAGTTGTACGGACGCTGCTCCCGATCgggaataataaataaacttcaCATTTTCATCGCCAAATGTAATTCCCAATAAAAGGAACAAAGTAATGATAGTTAActtgaacatttttattttcatactaacgatttcaaaaaaataatgtttttataacGACAAATTAATCtgagttaatttattaatttatggtTTTGCTATTATCAcccttttttgatttatggcTATTTACGTATTAATGGGCAAATTAGATTGTCGTTTGAATTTCTAGAATTGGTATATATTATTTGTCCGCTCATCGCGACTATTGTTcgcaaattatattaattatattatcgTGTACAAATACatcataaacataaaaatataataaatcagaagtttaaaagttaaaaaaaaaatgatattgcAAATGATAAAACCAAATCTTAATCCTCTTAATCCGtatttttgagattaaaaCGTGGCCTTgatcttgatttttttatcgatttcaaatttatttcgttTCAACAATGATGTAGATAACGTTTAAGTTTAGATTTAGCAGTTTTGATAATGTAACTATACTTCAAAATTTGAAGTAGaacttttctttaaattctgtTTTGcacaattaaaaaagttttatgtcattttttagtgattttttgGCTGTTATTATCAAGAATATAGCATTCATAAAAGAAATCTTACAGTCATATCTAAGGTAGCTTAAACAGGGTGTGGTAAAAGTATCCTTAGTTTTGAAGATGATAAACCAAAGACTTTACGTTATCCACAAAATGAAATCTAATGGCGTTAAATCATATAGACGAGGTGGACCAACTCTCGAAATTACTGAACTTCTTCTACAATAGATCAATTATTTGCTAAGCTGTGAGGTATGATATTGGAAGCACATATCACTGATGTCAGGTCTACCCAATTCTGGCCAAAATCATCTAACATGGCACAATAGCGAACTCCATTGATCGTAACATTGCAATCACACTTCCGGCTGAAATCTACACCACACGTTTTGTGGTTGTAATGGAGTCTTTTAAAGCACTGTGACTGTCCAATCACGTATATTATGCTTGATAACAAAgtaattaaaccaaaaatgaGCTTTCGATGAAATCCAGGGTTCTTTTTCAATCTTTAGCCCAATCTAAAAAACTTTAGCGCATTAAATgattgatcaattttaatttgatttcgTGGGTGTAAGCCAAGAAAAATGTGGTTTGAATTCCCAATTCCCCCGAATTACGTGAAATCGACTAATTTGGCTTATTCTGAACTTTATATCGAGTATTTTTTGTACCCAATGCATTGCCTTATTGGTACAACAACATCTAACAGTAAAGGCGGTCCTGGATCAGCGTTCTTAAACTTACAACCACCGACTCAGAATTGtggcaacaatttttaatattatataaacgTTGCTCATTCGTGACCTTTAAcatgataaaaatgttaacattCACTGACATTTTGAATTTCCACCAAAACTTACTTTGTTGCCCAAGCTATGTGGTGTCACTTCGTTCTATTGAAATCGGACATCCTCGAAACTATATTCTTTAAAAGCTAGATGATTCTGCTGGATATTAGTTGGGTTGCTTTCATTCCGATACCACAGATTGTGCTTGTAAGCACAACCCAAATGATGGAAATATGTTTCATCACTCTAGTAAGCAACTCAACTGTGCCTATCAGACTCTCTCAGTTTatgatttttcgatttttccctatttttatgaaaactgcAAATCATACCAGTTTTTGCTAAACTACATTTACTATAGTTTTTGCTAGAACGCAGCTGAAGTAAATCCGTACTTGAATATACTCTGATGATGTCATGAAACATTAcgaaaataagtaaaaatcgGAACTAGACATCTGACTGAGTATTaaacatcatcatcatcatcataatCAATTCTTTTTATGCCCATAAATATTAAGGTTGTCCCCTGGAGTTCTCTATTCAACTCT
Proteins encoded in this region:
- the LOC111427080 gene encoding pancreatic triacylglycerol lipase-like isoform X1, coding for MKIKMFKLTIITLFLLLGITFGDENVKFIYYSRSGAASVQLQTIDINTADIDAGKNVKIICHGAFTDSNADWYNPMINAYLDKGYQVIAIDWGKYAKNILQFVSKSDHVGNLVGEMIVNIHKTKGVDLSNVHLIGHSMGAHVSGYAARFVFSQTSSRVGRITSLDGASKTVILGKTALSPSDADFVDSIHTSFTDKYGSVSFFVNGAVDQPGCGSLEIDCGHNRAPTYYVESINSNGFVAAKCENWSTFTSGSCDGNEKVIMGAYTPSSSSGDYYLRTNSQSPFALG
- the LOC111427080 gene encoding lipase member H-like isoform X2 is translated as MIRHVLNYSNEEATLCNFFFIIRFYPEDVVLTINSNADWYNPMINAYLDKGYQVIAIDWGKYAKNILQFVSKSDHVGNLVGEMIVNIHKTKGVDLSNVHLIGHSMGAHVSGYAARFVFSQTSSRVGRITSLDGASKTVILGKTALSPSDADFVDSIHTSFTDKYGSVSFFVNGAVDQPGCGSLEIDCGHNRAPTYYVESINSNGFVAAKCENWSTFTSGSCDGNEKVIMGAYTPSSSSGDYYLRTNSQSPFALG